One Tamlana carrageenivorans genomic region harbors:
- the metH gene encoding methionine synthase — MIDEANQKPKTKNQKRYMKLSGLEPLVQNENSNFINVGERTNVAGSRKFLRLIKEEKYDEALDIARHQVDGGAQIIDINFDDGLIDGKEAMIRFLNLIAAEPDICRVPIMIDSSKWEIIEAGLQVVQGKCVVNSISLKEGKEKFVQEAKLIKRYGAAVIVMAFDEVGQADNYERRIEISKRSYDILVNEVGFPSEDVIFDLNIFPVATGMEEHRRNAIDFIEATRWVRENLPNVSVSGGVSNVSFSFRGNDGVREAMHSVFLYYAIQAGMNMGIVNPALLEVYDDIPKDLLEHVEDVILDRRDDATERLLDFAETVKGSKTEKGVDLTWRENPLQDRITHALVKGIDAFIIEDIEQARQEAEKPIDVIEGHLMIGMNVVGDLFGAGKMFLPQVVKSARVMKKAVAYLNPFIEAEKTDKQEPVGKILMATVKGDVHDIGKNIVSVVLACNNYEIVDMGVMVPPEKIIETAISERVDAIGLSGLITPSLDEMVYLAKEMQRQNFKLPLLIGGATTSKAHTAVKIDTQYNNAVVHVNDASRAVTVVGDLLNKKTSHEYVAKMKADYDDFRTKFLKRGKEKSYISIEEARKRKYKIDWETSEIVKPNELGIQMLKQISLKDLVPFIDWSPFFRSWDLHGKYPDILTDEVVGEQATIMYNEAQVMIREIIAKQSLKAKAVFGLFEANSINDDDISIQKKGEEIAVFRTLRQQLKKREGIPNHALADFIAPKESGKTDYMGAFCVGIFGAQELADSYRAKDDDYNGIMAQAIADRFAEAFAEYLHKQIRTKHWGYAANEDLSNDDLIKESYKGIRPAPGYPACPDHLEKETIWELLDVEKIIGVTLTESLAMWPAAAVSGYYFGNPEAKYFGLGKITDDQVTDYCERKGITKEKARKWLHANIAD; from the coding sequence ATGATTGACGAAGCGAACCAAAAACCAAAAACCAAAAACCAAAAACGATATATGAAGCTTTCAGGACTAGAACCTTTAGTTCAGAACGAAAACAGCAATTTTATAAATGTAGGAGAACGTACTAACGTAGCGGGGTCCCGTAAATTTCTTCGTTTAATTAAAGAAGAAAAGTACGATGAAGCTTTGGATATTGCACGTCATCAAGTTGATGGAGGTGCGCAAATTATTGATATTAATTTCGACGACGGATTAATTGACGGTAAAGAGGCCATGATTCGTTTCTTGAATTTAATTGCTGCCGAGCCCGATATTTGTCGTGTGCCGATCATGATCGATAGTTCGAAATGGGAAATTATCGAAGCTGGACTTCAAGTGGTGCAAGGAAAATGTGTGGTTAATTCCATTTCATTAAAAGAAGGAAAAGAAAAATTCGTTCAAGAAGCCAAATTAATAAAACGTTATGGTGCCGCTGTAATTGTTATGGCTTTTGATGAGGTTGGTCAAGCCGATAATTACGAACGTCGTATTGAAATTTCAAAACGTTCGTATGATATTTTAGTTAATGAGGTAGGCTTCCCTTCTGAAGATGTTATTTTCGATTTAAACATATTTCCTGTAGCAACAGGAATGGAAGAACACCGCAGAAACGCAATCGATTTTATCGAAGCCACGCGTTGGGTTCGTGAAAACTTACCAAATGTAAGTGTGAGTGGTGGTGTGAGTAACGTATCGTTTTCATTTAGAGGAAATGATGGTGTTCGTGAGGCGATGCACTCGGTATTTTTATACTACGCCATTCAGGCTGGTATGAATATGGGGATTGTAAACCCAGCACTTTTGGAAGTTTATGATGATATTCCTAAGGATTTATTAGAGCATGTTGAAGATGTGATTTTAGACCGTCGCGACGATGCTACCGAGCGTTTATTGGATTTTGCTGAAACCGTAAAAGGATCAAAAACAGAAAAAGGAGTCGATTTAACGTGGCGTGAAAACCCATTACAAGATAGAATCACGCATGCCTTAGTTAAAGGTATTGATGCTTTTATTATTGAAGATATTGAACAAGCCAGACAAGAAGCCGAAAAACCCATTGATGTTATTGAAGGTCATTTGATGATCGGGATGAACGTTGTTGGTGATTTATTTGGAGCAGGAAAAATGTTCTTGCCTCAGGTGGTAAAATCGGCGCGAGTGATGAAAAAAGCCGTGGCTTATTTAAATCCGTTTATTGAAGCTGAAAAAACAGACAAACAAGAACCTGTTGGTAAAATATTAATGGCCACAGTAAAAGGTGATGTACACGATATTGGTAAAAATATCGTGAGTGTTGTTTTGGCTTGTAATAACTACGAGATTGTAGATATGGGGGTTATGGTGCCGCCTGAAAAAATTATAGAAACAGCTATAAGCGAACGTGTAGATGCTATCGGGTTATCAGGATTAATTACGCCTTCGCTTGATGAAATGGTGTACCTAGCCAAGGAAATGCAGCGTCAAAATTTCAAATTGCCTTTGCTTATTGGTGGAGCAACGACTTCTAAAGCACATACGGCTGTAAAAATTGATACGCAGTATAACAATGCTGTAGTGCATGTAAATGATGCATCGAGAGCCGTAACCGTTGTTGGTGATTTACTGAATAAGAAAACATCGCACGAATACGTGGCAAAAATGAAGGCCGATTATGATGATTTTAGAACCAAGTTTTTAAAGCGTGGTAAAGAAAAATCATATATTTCTATTGAAGAAGCCCGCAAAAGAAAATATAAAATTGATTGGGAAACCTCTGAAATTGTAAAACCTAACGAATTAGGGATTCAGATGTTGAAACAAATCAGTTTAAAGGACTTAGTGCCTTTTATAGATTGGAGTCCGTTTTTTAGAAGCTGGGATTTACACGGAAAATATCCAGATATCTTGACTGATGAGGTAGTTGGCGAGCAAGCGACTATCATGTACAACGAAGCTCAGGTAATGATTCGAGAAATCATAGCCAAACAATCTTTAAAAGCAAAAGCTGTTTTTGGGTTGTTTGAAGCGAATTCCATAAATGATGACGATATTTCTATTCAGAAAAAAGGTGAGGAAATCGCTGTTTTTAGAACGTTGCGTCAGCAATTAAAGAAACGAGAAGGGATTCCTAATCATGCTTTAGCCGATTTTATTGCACCTAAAGAATCTGGTAAAACCGATTACATGGGCGCTTTTTGTGTGGGTATTTTTGGAGCGCAAGAACTAGCCGATAGTTATAGAGCAAAAGATGACGATTATAATGGTATTATGGCACAAGCTATTGCCGATCGTTTTGCGGAAGCTTTCGCAGAATATTTACACAAACAAATACGAACGAAACATTGGGGCTATGCCGCTAATGAAGATTTAAGTAACGACGATTTAATTAAAGAAAGTTACAAAGGTATTCGTCCGGCGCCGGGTTACCCAGCATGTCCAGATCATTTAGAGAAGGAAACCATTTGGGAATTGTTAGATGTTGAAAAAATAATAGGCGTGACACTTACCGAAAGTTTAGCCATGTGGCCAGCAGCAGCTGTTTCTGGTTACTATTTTGGAAATCCTGAAGCTAAATATTTTGGTTTAGGTAAAATTACCGACGACCAAGTCACCGATTATTGCGAACGTAAAGGTATTACTAAGGAGAAAGCTAGAAAATGGTTGCACGCTAATATTGCAGATTAG
- a CDS encoding four helix bundle protein, producing MVKLIYVLTKSYPKEELYGLTNQIRRSVVSVPSNIAEGIGRQSNKETIHFLYIAKGSLQEVETQLYLSFDLEYISEAELKNILGTVISSKKLLNGFINYYKKL from the coding sequence TTGGTTAAGTTAATTTATGTGTTAACAAAATCATATCCAAAAGAAGAATTATATGGATTAACAAACCAAATAAGAAGATCTGTTGTATCTGTGCCTTCAAATATTGCAGAGGGCATAGGAAGACAATCAAATAAAGAGACTATTCATTTTTTATATATAGCTAAAGGCTCATTGCAAGAAGTAGAAACACAATTATATTTGTCTTTTGATTTAGAATATATTTCAGAAGCAGAATTAAAAAATATCTTGGGAACTGTAATTTCAAGTAAAAAGCTGTTAAACGGTTTTATTAATTATTACAAAAAACTATGA
- a CDS encoding homocysteine S-methyltransferase family protein, giving the protein MSDIKQALKERILVLDGAMGTMLQAYKFTEEDFRGERFKDYPTPLQGNNDLLSITQPEAIKTIHAKYFEAGADIVETNTFSGTTIAMADYQMEDLVYELNYESAKIAKEVADKFTAKEPHKPRFVAGSIGPTNRTASMSPDVNDPGYRAVTFDELRIAYKQQVEALMDGGADLLLVETVFDTLNAKAALFAIEEVKDERHIDIPIMLSGTITDASGRTLSGQTAEAFLISVSHIPLLSVGFNCALGANLLQPHLEAIANKTDFAISAHPNAGLPNAFGEYDETPEEMGEQIEEYLKKNLINIIGGCCGTSPEHISVIAKLAAKYKPRRHAELVSVSH; this is encoded by the coding sequence ATGTCAGACATAAAACAGGCTTTAAAAGAACGCATCTTGGTTTTAGATGGCGCCATGGGCACCATGTTACAAGCGTATAAATTTACTGAAGAAGATTTTAGAGGCGAACGCTTTAAAGATTACCCAACGCCTTTGCAGGGTAATAACGATTTGCTTTCTATCACGCAGCCTGAAGCCATAAAAACCATTCACGCCAAATATTTTGAAGCAGGTGCCGATATTGTAGAAACCAATACCTTTTCGGGAACCACTATTGCTATGGCCGATTATCAAATGGAAGATTTGGTTTACGAGCTTAACTACGAGTCAGCCAAAATTGCCAAGGAAGTTGCCGATAAATTCACCGCTAAAGAACCACACAAACCACGTTTTGTAGCAGGTTCTATAGGGCCAACTAACCGTACAGCAAGTATGTCGCCAGATGTTAACGATCCTGGTTATAGAGCGGTTACTTTTGATGAATTACGCATCGCGTACAAACAACAAGTAGAAGCTTTAATGGATGGTGGTGCAGACTTACTTTTAGTGGAAACCGTTTTTGATACTTTAAACGCCAAAGCAGCCTTATTTGCTATTGAAGAAGTAAAGGACGAACGCCATATCGATATTCCTATCATGTTAAGTGGTACAATTACCGATGCTTCTGGACGAACACTTTCGGGGCAAACGGCCGAAGCTTTTTTAATTTCAGTATCACATATTCCGTTATTGTCTGTCGGATTTAATTGTGCTTTAGGTGCTAATTTATTACAACCGCATTTAGAAGCGATTGCTAATAAAACCGATTTTGCTATTTCAGCACACCCTAACGCAGGTTTACCAAATGCTTTTGGAGAATATGATGAAACACCAGAGGAAATGGGCGAGCAAATTGAAGAATACCTCAAGAAAAATTTAATAAATATTATTGGTGGCTGTTGCGGAACATCGCCAGAACATATTAGCGTTATTGCAAAGTTGGCTGCTAAATATAAGCCACGCCGTCATGCTGAACTTGTTTCAGTATCTCATTAA
- the metF gene encoding methylenetetrahydrofolate reductase [NAD(P)H] produces MKVTDHIKKANGKTLFSFEVIPPQKGKNIQDLYNNIDPLMEFNPPFIDVTTSREEYVYVDRGNGLLDKRITRMRPGTVGICASIMHKYKVDAIPHLLCGGFTKEETEYVLVDCHYLGIDNVVALRGDARKDESYFVPTEGGNAYASELVQQISNLNKGQYLHDDIKVEHNYDFCVGVAGYPEKHMESPSLNTDLKRLKAKVDAGADYVVTQMFFDNKKYFEFLDKARTIGITVPIIPGIKPIAVKRHLQILPQVFKIDLPEELIEAVEGCKDNKAVREVGIEFAIQQSKELRDAGVPFLHYYSMGKSDNIKAIASALF; encoded by the coding sequence ATGAAAGTAACAGATCACATTAAAAAAGCAAACGGAAAAACATTATTTTCTTTTGAAGTTATTCCGCCTCAAAAAGGAAAAAACATTCAAGATTTATACAATAATATCGATCCGTTAATGGAGTTTAATCCGCCATTTATAGACGTCACAACTTCTAGAGAAGAATATGTGTATGTCGATAGAGGGAATGGTTTATTGGACAAGCGCATCACGCGTATGCGTCCGGGAACCGTTGGTATTTGTGCGTCTATCATGCATAAATATAAGGTGGATGCTATTCCGCACTTGCTTTGTGGTGGATTTACTAAAGAAGAAACCGAATATGTGTTAGTCGATTGCCATTATTTAGGCATTGATAATGTGGTGGCTTTACGTGGTGATGCCAGAAAAGACGAATCGTATTTCGTGCCAACCGAGGGCGGAAACGCCTATGCTAGCGAATTGGTTCAGCAAATTTCAAATTTGAATAAAGGCCAGTATTTACATGACGATATTAAGGTAGAGCACAATTACGATTTTTGTGTGGGTGTAGCAGGTTATCCTGAAAAACACATGGAATCACCATCGTTAAATACCGATTTAAAACGCTTAAAAGCTAAGGTAGATGCGGGAGCGGATTACGTGGTGACCCAAATGTTTTTTGATAATAAAAAGTACTTTGAGTTTTTAGATAAGGCGCGTACCATTGGTATTACAGTACCTATTATTCCGGGGATTAAACCTATTGCCGTAAAACGTCATTTACAAATTTTACCTCAAGTTTTTAAAATTGACTTACCAGAAGAATTAATTGAGGCTGTTGAAGGCTGTAAAGACAACAAGGCTGTACGTGAAGTAGGGATTGAATTCGCTATTCAGCAGTCTAAAGAATTAAGAGATGCAGGTGTGCCATTTTTACACTATTATTCTATGGGTAAGAGCGACAACATAAAGGCGATTGCCTCTGCATTGTTTTAA
- the cysM gene encoding cysteine synthase CysM, producing the protein MEYKNSIIGQIGKTPLVEATHLISKKGVRLFLKLEGHNPGGSVKDRAAFNMINEALKRGDVKKGGTLVEATSGNTGIALAFIARLLGLNMVLIMPENSTEERVKTMRAYGAKVILTPADIGIEGSRDLAFKLRDEKGYVLLNQFENPDNWKAHYQTTGPEIWEATNHNITHFVSAMGTTGTITGVSTFLKEQNKNITIVGAQPADGARIPGIRKWSPEYVPKFFDPKKVDVIVDVSEEDAKQTTINLAKEEGIFAGMSSGGSVFCALKIAQQIEEGIIVAIICDRGDRYLSSTLFD; encoded by the coding sequence ATGGAATATAAAAATAGTATCATTGGTCAAATAGGAAAAACACCATTAGTAGAAGCAACCCACCTTATTTCAAAAAAAGGGGTGCGTTTGTTTTTAAAATTAGAAGGGCATAACCCTGGCGGCAGTGTTAAAGACCGTGCTGCTTTTAACATGATTAATGAGGCGTTAAAACGTGGTGATGTTAAAAAAGGAGGGACTTTAGTTGAAGCTACAAGCGGAAATACCGGTATAGCTTTAGCTTTTATTGCTAGGTTGTTGGGTTTAAATATGGTGCTTATCATGCCAGAGAACTCTACCGAAGAGCGTGTTAAAACCATGCGCGCTTATGGTGCTAAGGTTATTTTAACGCCTGCCGATATTGGTATAGAAGGCTCTCGTGATCTGGCTTTTAAACTTCGCGATGAAAAAGGCTATGTGCTTTTAAATCAGTTTGAAAATCCAGACAATTGGAAAGCGCACTACCAAACCACAGGACCAGAAATTTGGGAAGCTACCAATCATAATATCACACATTTTGTCTCAGCTATGGGAACAACCGGAACCATAACCGGTGTGTCAACTTTTTTAAAAGAGCAAAATAAAAATATTACCATTGTTGGCGCTCAGCCTGCCGATGGCGCTAGAATTCCAGGAATTAGAAAATGGTCGCCCGAATATGTGCCTAAATTTTTCGACCCTAAAAAGGTTGATGTTATTGTCGATGTCTCGGAAGAAGATGCCAAACAAACAACCATTAATTTAGCTAAGGAAGAAGGGATATTTGCGGGAATGAGCAGCGGTGGTTCGGTGTTTTGTGCTCTAAAAATAGCTCAACAAATAGAAGAAGGCATTATTGTAGCTATTATTTGCGACAGAGGCGATCGTTATTTGTCTTCAACACTATTCGATTAG
- a CDS encoding head GIN domain-containing protein, which yields MKKLFYIISCILIFACDSESANDCFQTGGTVIQKEVTVDSFETILVNKDIELIIKEGSPQKVLIETGKNLMPDVSAIVENGQLTLTDANSCNLIRDYHTTIVYVTAPHITEIRSSTQRDIKSDGVLTYPELSLVSENYSAPETYTNGEFYLEVDNNSLKFVFNNLSNAYVKGKTESLSVSFYSGTSRFEGRALEAQKVWVYSRSSNDIIINPYQELKGKIISTGDVISINRPPVVEVEEVYKGRLIFE from the coding sequence ATGAAAAAACTGTTCTACATAATAAGCTGTATATTAATTTTCGCTTGTGATAGCGAATCTGCAAACGACTGTTTTCAAACAGGAGGAACGGTAATTCAAAAAGAGGTGACTGTAGATTCTTTTGAAACCATATTAGTGAACAAAGACATTGAGCTTATCATTAAAGAAGGTTCGCCTCAAAAAGTCCTTATTGAAACTGGGAAAAATTTAATGCCCGACGTAAGCGCTATTGTTGAAAATGGCCAATTAACCCTTACCGATGCTAATAGTTGTAACCTTATTCGTGACTATCATACCACAATTGTTTATGTGACGGCTCCCCATATTACAGAAATTAGAAGTAGTACCCAGCGGGATATAAAATCTGATGGTGTTTTAACTTACCCAGAACTCTCATTGGTATCCGAGAATTACAGCGCACCAGAAACCTACACCAATGGCGAATTTTATTTAGAGGTTGATAATAACAGTTTGAAATTCGTGTTTAATAACCTTTCTAATGCTTATGTGAAGGGTAAAACAGAAAGTTTGAGTGTGTCGTTTTATTCGGGAACCTCTCGTTTTGAAGGGCGTGCATTAGAAGCTCAAAAGGTTTGGGTGTATAGCCGTAGCTCCAATGACATTATAATAAACCCGTACCAAGAACTTAAAGGAAAGATTATAAGTACGGGTGATGTTATTTCTATTAATAGACCTCCTGTTGTTGAGGTTGAAGAAGTTTATAAAGGCCGATTAATTTTTGAGTAG
- a CDS encoding acyloxyacyl hydrolase — MKFFCACLCCLIFSVGFSQEKKHTSTIDLNYFYGNIAEHNPDIAHLITGHPEGYMLSWNRKTFGFEDWEQRYNYPDFGVTYAYQNMKNEYLGSLAALYAHYYVYFLKRHLMFRIGQGVAYTENPYDKVENYRNVAFGSKLLSSTFVMLNYRKERLFDRFGLQAGVTIIHYSNGSVKSPNTSTNSMLLNVGLTYNIDEEPLSYQYTLDENDGKFTEPLRYNMTFSGGVSENDVVGSGQFPFYNLSFAVDKRITRKSAFQLGTEVFITKALKELIEYYSVAFPEVNVSGDEDYKRVGVFIGHELFVNKMSVIGQLGYYAYYPYDFEGRVYMRLGIKQYFGNKFFGKVSIKSHGAKAEAVEFGVGVRL; from the coding sequence ATGAAGTTTTTTTGTGCTTGTTTGTGTTGCTTGATTTTTTCTGTTGGATTTTCACAAGAAAAAAAACATACATCTACCATCGATTTAAATTATTTCTACGGAAATATTGCCGAGCATAATCCGGATATAGCCCATTTAATTACTGGGCATCCTGAAGGGTATATGTTAAGTTGGAATCGGAAAACTTTCGGTTTTGAAGACTGGGAACAGCGTTATAATTATCCAGATTTTGGGGTCACTTACGCCTATCAAAACATGAAAAATGAGTACCTGGGGAGTTTAGCGGCTCTATATGCGCATTATTATGTGTATTTCTTAAAACGGCATCTCATGTTTCGAATTGGACAAGGGGTGGCTTATACCGAAAATCCATACGATAAAGTCGAGAATTATAGAAATGTGGCTTTTGGTTCAAAATTGTTAAGCAGTACTTTTGTGATGCTTAACTATAGAAAGGAACGTCTTTTTGATCGCTTTGGACTGCAAGCGGGTGTAACCATTATTCATTATTCCAACGGTAGTGTGAAATCGCCTAATACCAGTACCAACTCAATGTTGCTTAATGTTGGTCTTACCTATAATATTGATGAGGAGCCTTTGTCATACCAATATACTTTGGATGAAAATGATGGTAAATTTACCGAACCTTTACGCTATAACATGACTTTTAGTGGTGGGGTTTCTGAAAATGATGTGGTAGGCAGTGGGCAATTTCCGTTTTATAACCTCTCCTTTGCTGTAGATAAACGCATTACTAGAAAAAGTGCTTTTCAATTAGGAACCGAAGTGTTTATAACCAAAGCTCTAAAAGAATTAATTGAATATTACAGCGTGGCTTTTCCTGAAGTTAATGTTTCTGGCGACGAAGATTATAAGCGCGTTGGTGTATTTATAGGTCATGAATTATTTGTAAATAAGATGTCGGTTATCGGACAACTGGGCTATTATGCTTATTATCCCTACGATTTTGAAGGACGCGTATATATGAGGTTAGGAATTAAGCAATATTTTGGAAACAAATTTTTCGGAAAAGTAAGTATTAAATCACATGGCGCTAAAGCGGAAGCTGTTGAGTTTGGAGTGGGGGTAAGATTATGA